Proteins encoded together in one Zonotrichia leucophrys gambelii isolate GWCS_2022_RI chromosome 1, RI_Zleu_2.0, whole genome shotgun sequence window:
- the DDIAS gene encoding DNA damage-induced apoptosis suppressor protein has translation MNSVQGLLAASVISIQNSCFTYPACQNCFSRLILHARRFSCLKCGCTGEAKDASYRYRLSLKIADTNDLFDITVFGSCLDPFFGVTAENLQRYIQDFNQLSGETSTESTARALVQAVETCFIGKRFIFGVKVCAREDGGHSAASSILQKCSRINRSTKSLVACQIFPPSAAVTGFTVISCLDHLLQSAQVRSCRNSSDLPAASSAPIDEPLSELSSLSSLSRSSCSVQSSGRESFLGCWQQSLNLTSSVAWVTAEDFPTLEVGKLVSEQHEQEEKPVSAELGSVSLNNQTLWDSQFLISAVKEGDKEKDNESSSQLSRTDGISATDKLERVSFSNTKYSHGNSSKLLQHPLESEVKNNYPTANSGNYSYAEKSHNSLVCKRDASAPNHVNVAGVSQMDSMLWEELPFSESLNELLARIEDGRSVVTSPSLDAGKLVHLKSSKLGVSVNKSYSRQAVGDLPAASVSGRLLPAVGNDSWETTVFACLQSNANPSSDVSQYECSPSDLSSTLKEGGVSSPVTPEPSVSQSRWVRSEEANNDPANSSWSFIRLHGETSCSKRSKTATCVHSACESCLASCENKENYSTPSQKTDLTEAQISDAPAPNNARSLYKRELKPLTELSDNTFKSVSRKELQWNHMFPEGSYNASADLFDASVRDVAKPVEFFNKSCGSSIQEDTLTEKVTAESVLSPGGVPCNSSKLSSSLPRSPHAFSKHSTPVTYSFWDSECSSVCAQDFVPHSQSTPMTKPLQRLWPVGERSSFTTLFTPKDPTKVHSKGKRSRSSFQNTLLQQLTSKLVKRERPRSRKDKESGSSASQKFLNSQLPASLEEWIPPSSTKGLKPTASLNLKADSWAADLQSTCEHTGRNPISESRKSSENDEILIQNERMSPGERARILTTPLSASVTKTLFLNDPVLKTCSPSEGEDHLSGGNYSGVVLERPTVWSPELFLQARTPLSKKPKY, from the exons ATGAATAGTGTGCAGGGACTCTTGGCTGCCTCAGTGATTTCCATCCAGAATTCCTGCTTCACCTATCCTGCCTGTCAAAACTGCTTTTCTAGGCTGATACTGCATGCCAGGAG GTTCAGCTGTCTAAAATGTGGCTGCACAGGTGAAGCTAAAGATGCAAGCTACAGATATAGATTGTCCCTAAAGATTGCTGACACCAATGATTTGTTTGACATCACTGTTTTTGGAAGTTGCTTAGATCCATTCTTTGGGGTCACCGCAGAGAATCTGCAGAG GTATATTCAAGACTTCAATCAGCTGTCAGGAGAAACAAGCACAGAGTCAACTGCAAGAGCGTTAGTTCAAGCAGTGGAAACCTGTTTCATTGGAAAAAGGTTTATATTTGGAGTGAAG GTTTGTGCAAGGGAAGATGGAGGgcattctgctgccagcagcatctTGCAGAAGTGTTCCAGAATTAATAGAAGCACGAAAAGCCTTGTGGCGTGCCAGATCTTCCCGCCAAGCGCTGCTGTTACTGGCTTCACTGTTATCAGCTGCTTAGATCATCTCCTGCAGTCGGCACAggtcaggagctgcaggaacagctcagaTTTACCTGCTGCGTCATCAGCTCCCATAGATGAACCTCTCAGTGAGCTCAGCAGCTTGTCTAGCCTGAGCAGGAGCTCCTGTTCTGTTCAGTCTAGTGGCAGGGAAAGTTTTTTAGGGTGCTGGCAGCAATCCTTAAATCTGACTTCATCTGTTGCTTGGGTAACAGCGGAAGACTTTCCCACTCTGGAAGTGGGAAAGCTGGTGAGTGAACAGCATGAACAAGAGGAGAAGCCTGTCTCTGCAGAATTGGGCAGTGTAAGCCTCAACAATCAAACTCTTTGGGACTCACAGTTTCTGATCTCTGCTGTGAAGGAAGGGGATAAAGAGAAGGATAATGAATCAAGTTCTCAGCTTAGTCGGACTGACGGTATCTCTGCAACGGATAAATTGGAGAGAGTTTCCTTTTCAAACACCAAATATTCACATGGAAATAGTTCCAAGTTGTTACAACATCCCTTGGAATCTGAGGTAAAAAACAATTACCCAACAGCTAATAGTGGAAATTATTCTTATGCCGAAAAATCCCACAACTCCCTTGTTTGCAAGAGAGATGCCTCAGCTCCTAATCACGTTAATGTAGCTGGAGTGTCTCAAATGGACTCCATGCTTTGGGAAGAGCTCCCATTCTCAGAAAGCCTAAATGAATTGTTGGCCAGAATAGAGGATGGCAGGAGTGTTGTAACATCACCCAGCCTTGATGCAGGCAAACTTGTCCATCTTAAGAGCAGCAAGTTGGGTGTAAGTGTTAACAAATCGTATTCCAGGCAAGCTGTAGGTGATTTGCCTGCAGCCAGTGTTTCAGGGAGGCTCTTGCCAGCAGTAGGGAATGATAGCTGGGAGACCACAGTGTTTGCTTGTCTTCAGTCAAATGCAAACCCTTCAAGTGATGTCTCACAATATGAGTGTTCCCCTAGTGATTTATCTTCAACCCTCAAGGAAGGTGGAGTGTCCTCACCAGTTACACCAGAGCCTTCTGTTTCTCAGAGCAGATGGGTGCGCTCCGAAGAAGCAAATAATGACCCTGCAAATTCATCTTGGTCCTTTATTAGGCTGCATGGAGAAACCTCCTGTTCAAAAAGGAGCAAGACAGCCACCTGTGTGCATTCTGCATGTGAAAGCTGTTTAGCTTCttgtgaaaataaagaaaactatTCTACACCGAGCCAAAAAACAGATCTTACAGAGGCCCAGATCTCTGATGCACCAGCTCCCAACAATGCAAGAAGTTTATATAAAAGAGAATTAAAACCATTGACAGAACTGTCAGATAATACCTTCAAAAGTGTTAGTAGGAAAGAGCTGCAGTGGAACCACATGTTCCCTGAAGGCAGCTACAATGCTTCTGCTGATCTCTTTGATGCAAGTGTAAGAGATGTAGCAAAACCTGTGGAATTCTTCAATAAATCATGTGGTTCTTCAATACAGGAAGATACTTTGACAGAGAAGGTCACAGCTGAATCGGTGCTTTCTCCTGGAGGTGTTCCTTGTAACAGTTCAAAACTGAGCTCATCCCTACCCAGGTCCCCTCATGCTTTCAGCAAGCACAGCACACCTGTAACTTACTCCTTCTGGGATTCAGAATGCAGTTCAGTTTGTGCTCAGGACTTCGTTCCTCATTCACAGTCAACTCCTATGACAAAACCTCTGCAGAGACTATGGCCTGTTGGGGAAAGAAGCTCTTTCACCACCCTCTTCACCCCTAAAGATCCCACCAAAGTCCATTCCAAAGGCAAGAGATCCAGGTCTTCCTTTCAGAacactctgctgcagcagcttaCCAGCAAGTTAGTGAAACGTGAGAGACCAAGGAGCAGGAAGGACAAAGAAAGTGGtagctctgcttcccagaaatTCCTGAACAGCCAACTGCCTGCCAGCTTGGAGGAGTGGATCCCTCCATCTTCAACCAAAGGGCTGAAACCAACTGcatctttaaatttaaaagcagaTAGCTGGGCTGCTGACTTGCAATCCACCTGTGAGCACACTGGCAGGAACCctatttctgaaagcagaaagagCAGTGAAAATGATGAAATTCTCATCCAGAATGAGAGAATGAGCCCTGGGGAAAGAGCCAGGATTCTAACAACTCCTTTATCTGCAAGTGTCACCAAGACCTTGTTTTTAAATGATCCTGTCCTGAAAACTTGTTCCCCTTCAGAAGGTGAGGATCACCTCTCAGGTGGAAATTATTCAGGGGTTGTGCTGGAAAGGCCAACAGTCTGGTCCCCTGAGCTGTTCCTCCAAGCACGCACCCCTTTGTCCAAGAAGCCAAAATACTAG